A window of Streptomyces puniciscabiei contains these coding sequences:
- a CDS encoding LacI family DNA-binding transcriptional regulator, which produces MGNPTIRDVAERAGVSKSLVSLVLRGSEGVRPEKREAVLAAVESLGYRPNAAARSLSERRTRTVGVLLNDLRNPWFVELLDGLNARLYDNGLHMLLADGHLNRRLGEDLTRTFTELRVDGLIAVGTLQDPQALRMAAGLVPTVVAGTREPVLPGVDLVAGDDEHGARLATEHLIGLGHRHIAHIAGHGAVGDLRRRSFEAIMREHGLAGTAVVEQGDLTEEGGYRAAVRLLSRPHRPTAVFAVNDMTCVGALSAAEETGLQVPRDLSLVGYDNTYLSRLRHLWLTTVDNAGHDVGRRAAQRLLDRIEEPDRPGEVDLATPFLEVRGTTAPPLGDS; this is translated from the coding sequence ATGGGCAACCCGACCATCCGTGACGTCGCCGAGCGGGCCGGTGTCTCCAAGTCCCTGGTCTCGCTCGTGCTGCGCGGCTCGGAAGGGGTCAGGCCGGAGAAGCGCGAGGCCGTCCTCGCGGCGGTCGAATCGCTCGGTTACCGGCCCAACGCGGCGGCGCGCAGCCTGAGCGAGCGGCGTACCCGCACGGTGGGTGTGCTGCTCAACGACCTGCGCAATCCCTGGTTCGTGGAGCTGCTCGACGGCCTGAACGCGCGGCTGTACGACAACGGCCTGCACATGCTGCTGGCCGACGGCCACCTCAACCGGCGCCTCGGCGAGGACCTCACCCGGACCTTCACCGAACTCCGCGTGGACGGCCTGATCGCCGTCGGCACGCTCCAGGACCCCCAGGCCCTGCGCATGGCCGCCGGACTGGTGCCCACGGTCGTCGCCGGCACCCGGGAACCGGTGCTGCCCGGGGTGGACCTCGTCGCAGGCGACGACGAGCACGGAGCCCGCCTCGCCACCGAGCACCTCATCGGCCTCGGCCACCGGCACATCGCCCATATCGCCGGTCATGGCGCGGTCGGTGACCTGCGCCGGCGCAGCTTCGAGGCCATCATGCGCGAGCACGGCCTCGCCGGCACCGCGGTGGTGGAACAGGGCGACCTCACCGAGGAGGGCGGATACCGTGCGGCCGTCCGGCTCCTGAGCCGCCCGCACCGCCCGACCGCGGTCTTCGCGGTCAACGACATGACCTGCGTCGGCGCTCTCTCCGCCGCCGAGGAGACCGGTCTGCAGGTGCCCCGCGACCTCTCTCTGGTGGGCTACGACAACACCTATCTCTCCCGCCTGCGCCATCTGTGGCTGACCACCGTGGACAACGCCGGCCATGACGTGGGCCGCCGCGCCGCGCAGCGGCTGCTCGACCGGATCGAGGAACCGGACCGCCCGGGCGAGGTCGATCTCGCCACTCCCTTCCTGGAGGTGAGGGGCACGACGGCCCCGCCGCTCGGGGATTCCTGA
- a CDS encoding Gfo/Idh/MocA family protein: protein MVNTLGVAVVGFGWMGRVHTQAYARVPHHFPQLSVRPHLLTVADEVPGRAEEAAGLYGFAAATRDWREVAADPRIQAVSITAPNFLHREIGVAMAEAGKHIWIEKPVGLTADDARAVADAVTKAGVQGTVGFNYRNAPAVEAARELIAAGEIGTVTHARIRLLSDYAAHPDGALTWRYERARGGSGVLGDLASHGVDLARFLLGDIASLIADTAIFLPERARPAGATAGHTLATGGEPGPVENEDYVNCLLRFASGARGVLEACRVSVGEQNNYGFEVHGTKGAVFWDFRRMGELAVSRGTTYQDQPVSTVYVRPGHGEYAAFQPGAATSMGYDDLKVIEAYRFLRSITEGTPVGATLSDAVAGAAALDAMERSAERGTWVSLA from the coding sequence ATGGTGAACACGCTCGGTGTCGCCGTCGTCGGATTCGGCTGGATGGGGCGGGTGCACACCCAGGCGTACGCCCGTGTGCCGCACCACTTCCCCCAGCTGTCCGTGCGGCCGCACCTGCTCACCGTCGCGGACGAGGTACCGGGCCGGGCCGAGGAGGCCGCCGGGCTGTACGGCTTCGCCGCCGCGACCCGGGACTGGCGGGAGGTGGCCGCCGATCCGCGCATCCAGGCGGTCAGCATCACCGCCCCGAACTTCCTGCACCGCGAGATCGGCGTGGCGATGGCCGAGGCCGGCAAACACATCTGGATCGAGAAGCCGGTCGGGCTCACCGCCGACGACGCCCGGGCGGTCGCCGACGCGGTCACCAAGGCCGGCGTGCAGGGCACCGTCGGCTTCAACTACCGCAACGCGCCCGCCGTCGAGGCCGCCCGCGAGCTGATCGCCGCCGGTGAGATCGGCACGGTCACCCATGCCCGCATCCGCCTCCTCAGCGACTACGCCGCCCACCCGGACGGCGCCCTGACCTGGCGCTACGAGCGCGCACGCGGCGGCAGCGGCGTCCTCGGCGACCTCGCCTCGCACGGCGTCGACCTGGCCCGCTTCCTGCTCGGCGACATCGCCTCGCTCATCGCCGACACCGCGATCTTCCTCCCCGAACGCGCCCGGCCGGCCGGCGCCACCGCCGGCCACACCCTCGCCACCGGCGGCGAGCCCGGTCCGGTCGAGAACGAGGACTACGTCAACTGCCTGCTGCGCTTCGCCTCCGGTGCCCGCGGCGTCCTGGAGGCCTGCCGCGTGTCGGTCGGCGAGCAGAACAACTACGGCTTCGAGGTGCACGGCACCAAGGGCGCCGTCTTCTGGGACTTCCGCCGCATGGGCGAACTCGCCGTCAGCCGCGGCACGACCTACCAGGACCAGCCGGTCAGCACGGTGTACGTCCGCCCCGGCCACGGCGAATACGCCGCGTTCCAGCCGGGCGCGGCGACCAGCATGGGCTACGACGACCTCAAGGTCATCGAGGCGTACCGGTTCCTGCGCTCCATCACCGAGGGAACCCCGGTCGGCGCCACGCTCAGTGATGCCGTGGCCGGGGCGGCGGCGCTGGATGCCATGGAGCGCTCGGCCGAGCGGGGGACGTGGGTGAGCCTGGCCTGA
- a CDS encoding Gfo/Idh/MocA family protein, whose product MGEPGLSTVRIGVIGVGTLGADHVHTPHPWVTGAEVVSVADVDAERAARVATAAGARATGDGHALIADPDVGADVIASHDTTHAELAVAALRAGKPVMCDKPLAPATRE is encoded by the coding sequence GTGGGTGAGCCTGGCCTGAGCACCGTACGCATCGGGGTCATCGGCGTGGGCACCCTGGGCGCCGACCACGTGCACACACCGCACCCCTGGGTGACCGGTGCGGAGGTCGTGAGCGTCGCCGACGTCGACGCGGAGCGGGCCGCGCGCGTCGCCACGGCGGCCGGAGCCCGGGCCACCGGCGACGGCCACGCGCTGATCGCCGACCCTGATGTCGGCGCCGACGTCATCGCCTCGCACGACACGACCCACGCGGAGCTCGCCGTGGCCGCCCTACGGGCGGGGAAACCGGTGATGTGCGACAAGCCGCTCGCCCCGGCGACTCGGGAATGA
- a CDS encoding GNAT family N-acetyltransferase, translating to MTGTSITSSSIRPARTEEARTLAVLHTRTRTAYYTAGGLPATELDGAERILPYWERGVAEGRALVAATPGGRVVGFLMDGPPKFDDVDAASVRELQQIGVEPGGWGRGVGTLLHEAFVRRLHADGLTDGVLECWEANARAQAFYARHSWRPDGSRRPGPLGRDYIRLRVTVAL from the coding sequence ATGACCGGTACATCGATCACATCGAGCAGCATCCGCCCTGCTCGTACCGAGGAGGCCCGGACCCTGGCCGTGCTCCACACCCGCACGCGGACGGCGTACTACACGGCGGGCGGCCTGCCGGCGACGGAACTGGACGGCGCGGAGCGGATCCTCCCCTACTGGGAGCGTGGGGTCGCCGAAGGCCGCGCGCTGGTCGCCGCCACCCCCGGGGGCCGTGTGGTCGGCTTCCTGATGGACGGCCCGCCGAAGTTCGACGACGTCGATGCCGCGTCGGTACGGGAGCTGCAGCAGATCGGCGTCGAGCCGGGCGGCTGGGGACGCGGTGTCGGCACCCTGCTGCACGAGGCGTTCGTGCGGCGGCTGCACGCGGACGGGCTCACCGACGGAGTGCTGGAGTGCTGGGAGGCCAACGCGCGGGCGCAGGCGTTCTACGCCCGGCACAGCTGGCGTCCGGACGGCTCCCGCCGCCCCGGCCCGCTCGGGCGCGACTACATCCGGCTGCGGGTCACCGTTGCTCTCTGA